In the genome of Petrotoga olearia DSM 13574, one region contains:
- a CDS encoding N-acetylmuramoyl-L-alanine amidase family protein: MNKGIIRRLIIFGFLFLSVITFPKALYFQWREIDSAYYFEDGENLYVSLKVISEKSGRTLDVYNDTLIYVKDSKWNVFIFPQNSLAIINSTESLHFDPNDLKIIDGEIYLTAELMVKLINLELISNDSAVYLNLPLTQLTSIKTIIQKTDARIIIELSSSPDDVGIYPLVNKSGYLIKIKGAEIPNSYYYEEYNNKINYIKAYHYSPTEVWIQVKLNNSADIEELIEESRIILDLSFKDKITLPVLVLDPGHGGIDPGAVGPNKTFEKDITLKVAKKAQELLKPYSVNVYLTRTSDVYVDLHDRAVFSNEKGADLFISLHLNDYPQDTTVYGSEVYYFDFSESAYARRIAYRENLDFNTDKTLIETWVTDKENSLDESEKFANILGNYLNVNGVKLRGVYTAEFAVLAYTRSPAVLFEMEFISNPKVVDEFTSGKYVDVFAEIIKNAVIDFFGLK; encoded by the coding sequence GTGAATAAAGGGATAATTAGGCGGTTAATAATTTTTGGTTTTTTATTTCTCTCGGTTATTACGTTTCCAAAAGCACTTTATTTTCAATGGAGAGAAATAGATTCGGCTTACTATTTCGAAGATGGGGAGAATCTATATGTTAGTTTAAAGGTTATTTCTGAAAAAAGTGGAAGAACCTTAGATGTATATAATGATACGTTGATTTACGTAAAAGATAGTAAATGGAACGTTTTCATTTTTCCTCAGAATAGTTTAGCCATTATCAACAGCACTGAATCCCTTCATTTCGATCCAAATGATCTGAAAATAATTGATGGAGAGATTTATTTAACCGCAGAATTAATGGTTAAGTTGATCAATCTAGAATTAATTTCTAACGATTCCGCTGTGTACTTGAATCTGCCACTAACTCAATTAACTTCAATAAAAACGATCATACAAAAAACTGATGCTAGAATAATAATAGAGCTTTCTTCGAGTCCTGACGATGTTGGAATATATCCTTTGGTTAATAAATCTGGATATTTGATTAAGATTAAAGGTGCCGAAATCCCCAATTCTTATTACTATGAAGAATACAACAATAAGATTAATTACATAAAGGCGTATCACTACTCACCAACAGAAGTATGGATACAAGTAAAACTGAATAACTCCGCGGATATAGAAGAATTAATTGAAGAAAGTAGAATAATATTAGACCTTTCTTTTAAAGATAAAATCACTTTGCCTGTTTTAGTCTTGGATCCAGGTCATGGAGGGATAGATCCAGGAGCGGTTGGTCCAAACAAGACTTTTGAAAAAGATATTACTTTAAAGGTAGCAAAAAAAGCTCAAGAACTTTTGAAACCATACAGTGTTAACGTTTATCTAACTAGGACAAGCGATGTATACGTTGATTTACACGATAGAGCGGTTTTTTCTAATGAAAAAGGTGCGGATTTATTCATTAGCTTACACTTGAATGATTATCCTCAAGATACAACAGTTTATGGATCAGAGGTTTACTATTTTGATTTTTCAGAAAGCGCATATGCGAGAAGAATAGCCTATCGGGAAAATTTGGATTTTAATACTGATAAGACTCTCATAGAAACATGGGTAACGGATAAAGAAAACAGTCTAGATGAAAGCGAGAAGTTTGCTAATATATTGGGAAATTATTTGAATGTAAATGGAGTTAAACTTAGGGGAGTTTATACTGCGGAGTTTGCTGTTTTGGCTTATACTAGAAGTCCCGCTGTTTTATTTGAAATGGAATTTATCAGTAACCCTAAAGTAGTAGATGAGTTTACGAGTGGGAAATATGTAGATGTTTTTGCTGAAATTATTAAAAATGCAGTTATTGATTTTTTTGGTCTAAAATAA
- a CDS encoding protein-glutamate methylesterase/protein-glutamine glutaminase encodes MRMVLKDIIDKEPDMKVVGLAKDGVEAVEKAVSLKPDVITLDVEMPKKNGLDALSEIMLKSPTRVIMVSSLTSNEASITIECLEKGAFDFIQKPAGSTSWTIRDVQDELLRKIRESMKVSIEKLKNIHFVGSKKIRKSARVNILGEKVVLIASSTGGPRSLDVIIPQLPENLNVPIIIVQHMPAGFTASLAYRLDKISNLKVKEAEDGELLQKNVVYIAPGDFHLGLRQEDHKIKLFLDKSDKINNVRPSADFTFDLAAEIFKESALVVILTGMGRDGAKGAFKVKHYGGKVIAESKETSVVYGMPKIVVQEGYADFVLPNYDIAEKMLEILADQPRGIKR; translated from the coding sequence ATGCGAATGGTTCTAAAAGATATTATAGACAAGGAACCTGACATGAAAGTGGTTGGATTAGCTAAAGATGGAGTCGAAGCCGTAGAAAAAGCTGTGTCCTTAAAACCAGACGTGATTACTTTAGATGTTGAAATGCCTAAAAAGAATGGGCTCGATGCTTTAAGTGAGATAATGTTAAAATCTCCAACAAGGGTTATTATGGTAAGCAGTTTAACTTCAAATGAAGCCTCTATTACTATAGAATGTTTAGAAAAGGGAGCTTTTGATTTTATTCAAAAACCGGCTGGAAGTACCTCTTGGACTATAAGAGACGTTCAGGATGAATTGTTGAGAAAGATAAGAGAAAGTATGAAGGTCTCTATCGAAAAATTGAAAAATATCCATTTTGTTGGAAGCAAGAAGATAAGGAAAAGTGCAAGAGTAAATATATTGGGAGAAAAAGTTGTGTTGATAGCGAGTTCAACGGGAGGCCCGCGTTCTTTAGATGTTATAATCCCGCAACTACCTGAAAATTTAAATGTTCCTATAATTATTGTTCAACATATGCCGGCAGGTTTTACAGCTTCTTTAGCTTATAGGTTGGATAAAATTTCAAACTTAAAGGTTAAAGAAGCCGAAGATGGTGAACTTTTACAAAAGAATGTTGTATATATTGCTCCTGGAGATTTTCATTTAGGTTTAAGACAAGAAGATCATAAAATAAAATTGTTTTTAGACAAAAGTGATAAAATTAATAACGTACGGCCTTCAGCTGATTTCACTTTTGACCTAGCTGCTGAGATTTTTAAAGAAAGCGCACTGGTAGTTATTCTGACAGGAATGGGAAGAGACGGAGCGAAAGGAGCGTTTAAAGTTAAACATTACGGCGGGAAAGTTATAGCTGAGTCAAAAGAAACTTCTGTTGTTTATGGAATGCCTAAAATTGTTGTCCAAGAAGGTTATGCGGATTTTGTTCTTCCCAATTATGATATTGCAGAAAAAATGTTAGAAATTTTGGCTGATCAACCAAGGGGGATAAAAAGGTGA
- a CDS encoding diacylglycerol kinase — translation MNRNDENRSLKSSFSYALKGLIEIYKSQRNFRIQSLIGLLVLIVAIFADLTEVEFILLIFTVMLVLIMETVNTVTEKLLDFLHPFYSSSVKIIKDVSAAAVFITSIFAVAVGIIIFGDAFFNLSPQYGIILAIVFLLFLNLCGFIYKNREK, via the coding sequence ATGAATAGAAACGATGAAAATAGGAGCCTAAAAAGTAGTTTTTCTTATGCATTAAAAGGGCTCATAGAAATTTATAAATCTCAAAGAAACTTTAGAATACAAAGTTTAATAGGATTATTAGTATTAATTGTTGCTATTTTTGCCGACTTAACTGAAGTAGAGTTTATACTTTTAATATTTACAGTTATGTTAGTTTTGATAATGGAAACAGTGAATACTGTAACAGAGAAACTGTTGGATTTTCTCCATCCTTTTTATAGTTCTTCGGTAAAGATAATAAAAGATGTTTCTGCAGCTGCGGTTTTTATTACTTCGATTTTTGCCGTTGCGGTTGGAATAATTATATTCGGTGACGCTTTTTTCAATCTAAGCCCTCAATATGGTATAATTTTAGCAATAGTTTTTTTGCTTTTCTTGAATTTATGTGGTTTTATTTATAAAAATAGAGAAAAATAA
- a CDS encoding 2-oxoacid:acceptor oxidoreductase family protein: protein MSSSIGTPNSVRFSGEAGQGNILMGIIFAKALVKEGFWVVQSQHYGAQVRGGLSYCDVLFDQEPIDYPEAKNFDILYLMHNVGLNHIGNLKRNGILFYDEKFVENIPQYVERITKKIIKVSASQIAIEEFSNKNVANMIGLGVLCSVTQIVSLERLIEEVKSNVSKNYLEIDEKAIKIGYDLCKKKYPLESTKMYKKLGKGYE, encoded by the coding sequence ATGAGTAGTTCAATAGGTACACCTAATTCAGTGAGATTCAGTGGAGAAGCAGGTCAGGGTAACATCTTAATGGGAATAATATTTGCGAAAGCATTGGTAAAAGAAGGATTTTGGGTTGTTCAATCTCAACATTACGGTGCCCAAGTGAGAGGCGGACTTTCTTATTGTGATGTGCTCTTCGATCAAGAACCTATAGATTATCCTGAAGCAAAAAATTTTGATATATTGTATTTGATGCATAATGTTGGTTTAAATCATATTGGAAATCTCAAAAGAAATGGCATTTTATTCTACGATGAAAAATTTGTTGAAAATATACCTCAGTATGTAGAAAGAATAACCAAAAAAATAATTAAAGTCTCAGCTTCACAAATAGCTATAGAAGAATTTTCAAACAAAAATGTGGCTAACATGATAGGGTTAGGGGTTCTTTGTTCAGTAACTCAAATAGTTAGTTTGGAGAGGCTTATAGAAGAAGTTAAATCGAACGTATCGAAAAATTACCTAGAAATTGATGAAAAAGCTATCAAGATTGGGTATGATTTATGTAAGAAAAAATATCCTTTAGAGTCAACTAAAATGTATAAAAAATTAGGGAAAGGTTATGAATAG
- a CDS encoding 2-oxoacid:ferredoxin oxidoreductase subunit beta codes for MPTERYFKYLRKDRMTHVWCPGCGNGIIMKNFVEAVDNLSLDKNKVAVVSGIGCSSRVTGYLDFNTMHTLHGRAVAFATGVKLAKPEFNVVVMGGDGDILAIGGNHFIHACRRNMDLTVIIFNNSIYGMTGGQYSPETPPGTYASTSPYGNLENNFDAVNLAITSGATYVARSTVFHYMLSVKYIENALKHKGMSVVEIVTNCHTYYGRYNKMAESTQMLKYFKDNSIMWSRAKNMDENDLKDKIIIGEFLNVEKEGYVDRYEKLRKKLVSQEVSPK; via the coding sequence ATGCCTACAGAGAGATACTTTAAGTATTTAAGAAAAGATAGAATGACCCATGTATGGTGTCCTGGATGTGGTAATGGAATAATAATGAAAAATTTTGTGGAAGCAGTGGATAATTTAAGTTTGGATAAAAACAAGGTGGCAGTTGTATCGGGTATAGGATGTTCTTCAAGAGTCACGGGGTACCTAGATTTTAACACTATGCACACACTCCATGGAAGGGCTGTGGCCTTTGCAACAGGAGTTAAACTAGCAAAGCCAGAGTTTAATGTGGTAGTAATGGGAGGAGATGGAGATATACTTGCAATAGGAGGAAATCATTTTATTCACGCTTGCCGTAGAAACATGGATCTAACAGTTATTATCTTCAACAATTCTATTTATGGCATGACAGGCGGGCAATATTCACCTGAAACACCTCCTGGGACTTACGCTTCAACTTCCCCTTATGGGAATTTAGAAAACAATTTTGATGCAGTTAATCTTGCAATCACTTCTGGTGCCACTTACGTTGCTAGATCAACCGTTTTTCATTACATGTTATCCGTTAAATATATAGAAAACGCCTTAAAACATAAAGGGATGTCTGTTGTTGAAATAGTCACTAATTGTCACACTTACTATGGAAGATACAACAAAATGGCAGAATCCACCCAAATGTTGAAATATTTCAAAGATAACTCTATTATGTGGAGCAGGGCCAAAAATATGGATGAAAACGACTTGAAAGATAAGATTATAATAGGTGAATTTCTGAATGTTGAAAAAGAAGGTTACGTTGACAGGTATGAAAAATTAAGAAAAAAATTGGTTTCACAGGAGGTATCACCGAAATGA
- a CDS encoding deoxycytidylate deaminase, giving the protein MFLQLKGGFFLDKKDEVENYLKNKNFDNPHLFKERKDWDKYFMEVADLVSKRSTCLHRKVGAVIVKEKRILATGYNQPPSGFPHCEDIGCIRDDLGIKSGENQEICYGLHAEQNALMQASKFGISTDNASIYITHQPCSVCARLVINAGIKNVHYREGYPDSLTKLFFDTCNIQTKVIE; this is encoded by the coding sequence ATGTTTCTCCAACTTAAGGGAGGTTTTTTCTTGGATAAAAAGGACGAAGTTGAAAATTATTTGAAGAATAAAAATTTTGATAATCCCCACTTATTCAAAGAAAGGAAAGATTGGGACAAATATTTTATGGAAGTAGCGGATTTGGTAAGTAAAAGATCTACCTGTTTGCATAGAAAAGTTGGAGCCGTAATAGTAAAAGAAAAAAGGATCTTAGCAACCGGGTACAATCAACCACCATCCGGTTTTCCCCATTGTGAGGATATAGGTTGCATAAGGGACGATTTAGGTATAAAAAGTGGAGAAAACCAAGAAATTTGTTACGGTCTTCACGCAGAACAAAATGCCTTGATGCAAGCTTCTAAATTCGGTATTAGCACTGATAACGCATCAATTTATATCACCCACCAACCTTGTTCTGTATGTGCTAGGTTGGTAATAAATGCGGGAATAAAGAATGTTCATTATAGAGAAGGTTATCCGGATAGTCTAACAAAACTGTTTTTTGATACTTGTAACATACAAACAAAAGTTATCGAATGA
- the hemW gene encoding radical SAM family heme chaperone HemW: MNSNDIAVYLHIPFCVKRCLYCDYVSTTNLSLKAEYFNALSKEITLKGEKLKGRKVRTIYFGGGTPSFVEEEFILQTFRSLQEHMDLSDLEEFTIEVNPESVEEKKVHFYKEIGINRVSMGFQSTSDKILKTVGRSHDFNKELESYKLLTSFYDNINIDFIVGLPYENFDTVNSNLEFIEKMKPSHISYYLLDSSHDTPLKHFLEIKEMKLPEDDLVYDLLDYIYDQLKKLQYNRYEISSWSLHQKECIHNQFYWYNLDYVGFGISAGGHINKERYVNTSDVKAYITKLKDDELPYDTKNVNDEFTELLETLFMSLRLTKGITYDSLIQRFSKNVVDNVLNQLKNNLEEYISIEDSIKLTTKGLNFSRFVFENLLDVSPT; the protein is encoded by the coding sequence TTGAATTCTAATGATATTGCTGTATATTTACATATACCCTTTTGCGTGAAGAGATGTCTTTATTGTGATTATGTATCTACAACTAATTTATCCTTAAAAGCCGAATATTTTAATGCCTTAAGTAAAGAAATCACCTTGAAAGGTGAAAAATTAAAAGGTAGGAAGGTTAGAACTATTTATTTTGGAGGGGGAACTCCATCTTTTGTTGAGGAAGAATTTATTTTACAAACCTTTCGTTCGTTACAAGAACATATGGACCTATCTGATTTAGAAGAATTCACGATAGAAGTAAATCCAGAAAGTGTTGAAGAGAAAAAAGTACATTTTTACAAGGAAATAGGAATCAACAGAGTATCAATGGGGTTCCAAAGTACTTCTGATAAGATATTAAAAACTGTTGGAAGATCCCATGATTTTAATAAAGAATTAGAATCTTATAAACTTTTGACGTCTTTTTATGATAATATAAATATAGATTTTATCGTCGGATTACCATATGAAAATTTCGATACGGTTAATAGTAATTTGGAATTTATAGAAAAGATGAAACCCTCTCATATTTCTTATTATTTATTGGATTCTTCACATGATACTCCTTTAAAACATTTTCTTGAAATCAAGGAAATGAAACTTCCGGAAGATGACTTAGTATATGACCTTCTTGATTATATCTATGATCAATTGAAAAAATTGCAATATAATAGATATGAAATTTCAAGTTGGTCGTTACACCAAAAAGAATGTATTCACAATCAATTTTATTGGTATAACTTAGATTATGTCGGATTTGGGATTTCTGCTGGAGGGCATATCAACAAAGAGAGATATGTGAATACTTCAGATGTTAAAGCGTATATTACAAAATTAAAAGATGATGAACTTCCATACGACACAAAAAATGTGAATGATGAGTTTACTGAATTGTTAGAAACCCTTTTTATGTCTTTAAGGCTAACAAAAGGAATAACTTATGACTCTTTGATTCAAAGGTTCTCTAAAAATGTGGTTGACAATGTCTTAAATCAGTTAAAAAATAATTTGGAAGAATATATATCTATAGAAGATTCTATTAAATTAACTACAAAAGGTTTAAACTTTTCAAGGTTTGTTTTTGAGAATTTATTAGATGTTTCTCCAACTTAA
- the gatB gene encoding Asp-tRNA(Asn)/Glu-tRNA(Gln) amidotransferase subunit GatB, translating into MMYKTIIGLEIHVQLLTRSKAFCSCSTEHFEAEPNINVCPVCTGQPGTLPVLNEEALKLAIKAGLILNGQINKFSRFDRKNYFYPDLPKGYQITQYFHPIVSGGYINVEGKKIRIRRMHLEEDTAKMLHEGDQISSAQESLIDFNRAGIPLLEIVTVPDIETPKQARIFMEKLRNLLRYADISTGDMEKGALRCDANVSILNQENNEISKRVEIKNINSFKFVEKALEYERDRIIDNLEKGGELIQETRGWDANKKETFSMRTKEEEMDYRYFPEPDLPILILNDELIETVKKLIPEMPEDKTKRFVTQYNIPEYDAQILSSDKELADYYERCVKLAKDAKFVSNFILTELLREMKENEDSIENVKIKPEHFAELKMLLDTNTISTKIAKDIFPQMYKTGDSPKQIVEKKGLEQIENEDELKKIIENILKENPDSVEKYKNGKKKLLGFFVGQVMKETKGKANPQKTNEILKELLEDN; encoded by the coding sequence ATTATGTATAAAACTATTATAGGATTAGAAATACACGTCCAATTACTAACAAGATCCAAAGCCTTTTGTTCATGCAGTACAGAACATTTTGAAGCTGAGCCAAATATTAATGTTTGTCCAGTGTGTACAGGGCAACCTGGAACATTACCGGTATTAAACGAAGAAGCGCTTAAACTTGCAATAAAAGCTGGATTAATACTAAATGGACAGATAAATAAGTTTTCGAGGTTCGATAGAAAAAATTATTTTTACCCTGATTTACCCAAAGGTTATCAAATTACACAGTATTTTCATCCAATAGTAAGTGGTGGATACATCAACGTTGAAGGCAAAAAGATAAGAATAAGAAGGATGCATTTGGAAGAAGACACCGCCAAGATGCTTCATGAAGGTGATCAAATTTCCTCTGCTCAAGAAAGTTTGATAGATTTTAATAGGGCGGGGATACCCCTTTTAGAGATTGTAACAGTACCGGATATTGAGACTCCAAAACAGGCAAGGATATTTATGGAAAAATTGAGGAATTTGCTTAGATATGCTGATATTTCTACAGGTGATATGGAAAAAGGAGCCTTACGATGTGATGCAAATGTTTCGATTCTTAACCAAGAAAACAATGAAATAAGTAAAAGGGTAGAGATAAAGAATATAAATTCATTCAAATTTGTAGAAAAAGCGTTAGAATATGAAAGAGATAGAATTATCGATAATTTAGAAAAAGGCGGAGAGTTAATACAAGAAACGAGAGGTTGGGATGCCAACAAAAAAGAAACTTTCTCAATGAGAACAAAAGAAGAAGAGATGGACTACAGATATTTTCCTGAACCTGATCTCCCTATACTGATTTTGAATGACGAACTTATCGAAACCGTTAAAAAACTCATTCCGGAAATGCCAGAAGATAAGACTAAAAGGTTTGTTACTCAGTACAATATACCTGAATATGACGCACAGATTCTCTCTTCTGACAAAGAGTTAGCTGATTACTATGAAAGATGTGTAAAGTTAGCAAAGGATGCGAAATTTGTTAGTAATTTTATTTTAACTGAGTTATTAAGAGAGATGAAAGAAAATGAGGATAGTATAGAAAATGTAAAGATTAAACCTGAGCATTTTGCTGAGTTAAAAATGCTTTTAGATACAAACACAATTTCAACAAAAATTGCTAAGGATATCTTTCCCCAGATGTATAAAACAGGTGATAGTCCCAAACAGATTGTTGAAAAGAAAGGTTTAGAACAAATAGAAAATGAAGATGAATTGAAGAAAATAATTGAAAATATTTTAAAAGAAAATCCCGATAGTGTTGAAAAGTACAAAAATGGTAAGAAGAAACTTTTAGGATTTTTTGTTGGCCAAGTTATGAAAGAAACAAAAGGTAAAGCTAACCCACAAAAAACAAACGAGATACTCAAAGAATTATTAGAAGATAATTAG
- the gatA gene encoding Asp-tRNA(Asn)/Glu-tRNA(Gln) amidotransferase subunit GatA, producing the protein MIYLTIDDLIGKNFIEESIKRIQEKDKEINAVLRIEKVEGNKGGNYFGIPFLVKDNILVKGTKTTNSSKILENYDSPYTATAVEKLLKAGFTVLGKTNMDEFAMGNTNEHSAFGPVKNPRNLTRVPGGSSGGSAAAVAAGYVPFSLGSDTGGSVRQPASFCGVVGFKPSYGMISRYGLTAFSSSLDQIGVFANNVKDVRIVTEIMKGKDPKDSTTLDHNKDLLKDVDIDLSQVKICIPKVVYHEHADDSIMKQFEIAINFLRSKGAKVDVKDIPELEYSVAIYYIVAPAEASSNLSRYDGVKYGLRNHALGLNKMYKSTREVGLGIEVKRRIMMGTFNLSSLYYDQYYSKASKVRKLLSDKMKEILNDYHLIMTPTSPVLPPKIGESLKPLEYYLMDIFTIPANLTGSPAISIPFGDVQGLPFGIQFIGRYMKDEELLTIADNFFQEAPKELTNYV; encoded by the coding sequence GTGATATATTTGACCATAGATGATTTGATTGGTAAAAACTTTATAGAAGAAAGTATCAAAAGGATACAAGAAAAAGATAAGGAAATAAATGCGGTTTTGAGAATAGAAAAGGTAGAAGGGAACAAAGGTGGTAATTACTTTGGCATACCTTTTTTGGTGAAAGATAACATATTAGTTAAAGGCACAAAAACAACAAATAGTTCTAAAATCCTTGAAAATTATGATTCTCCGTATACTGCAACAGCGGTTGAAAAACTTTTAAAAGCCGGTTTTACTGTATTAGGGAAAACCAATATGGACGAGTTTGCCATGGGTAATACCAACGAGCATTCTGCCTTTGGCCCTGTAAAAAATCCTAGGAATTTAACACGAGTGCCAGGAGGTAGTAGTGGAGGTTCTGCTGCTGCTGTAGCAGCAGGATACGTTCCATTTTCTTTAGGATCTGATACTGGAGGATCCGTAAGACAGCCTGCCTCTTTTTGTGGTGTTGTAGGATTTAAGCCTTCATACGGTATGATATCACGATACGGTTTAACCGCCTTTTCGTCTTCACTTGATCAAATAGGTGTTTTTGCCAATAATGTGAAGGATGTCAGAATCGTTACAGAAATTATGAAAGGGAAAGATCCCAAAGATTCGACCACTTTGGACCACAATAAAGATCTTTTAAAAGATGTAGATATAGATTTATCCCAAGTTAAAATTTGCATTCCAAAGGTTGTTTATCATGAACACGCAGATGATAGTATAATGAAACAATTTGAAATAGCTATTAACTTTTTGAGAAGCAAAGGAGCAAAAGTTGATGTAAAAGATATACCGGAATTGGAATATTCAGTGGCTATTTATTACATAGTAGCTCCTGCTGAAGCCTCCTCCAATCTTTCAAGATACGATGGAGTTAAATACGGATTGAGAAACCATGCCTTAGGTTTAAATAAAATGTATAAATCTACCAGAGAGGTTGGATTGGGGATAGAGGTAAAAAGGAGAATAATGATGGGAACTTTTAATCTATCTTCTCTTTATTATGATCAATATTACTCAAAGGCTTCAAAAGTAAGAAAATTGTTGAGTGACAAGATGAAAGAAATTTTGAATGATTATCATTTGATAATGACCCCCACATCTCCTGTTCTTCCACCAAAGATAGGAGAAAGTCTAAAACCTTTAGAATATTACTTAATGGATATCTTTACAATTCCTGCGAACTTAACAGGGTCACCTGCCATCAGCATTCCCTTTGGTGATGTCCAAGGGTTACCTTTTGGTATACAATTCATCGGACGATACATGAAAGATGAAGAACTTTTAACTATAGCAGACAATTTCTTTCAGGAGGCTCCTAAGGAGTTGACGAATTATGTATAA
- a CDS encoding rhomboid family intramembrane serine protease, with protein sequence MQRNITSYLIILNVLIFIMMFLFGGISAFSNPRIYILFGAQLGNLITAGEWFRLITSMFVHGGLFHIFFNMFALFYVGNLVERAYGKERFISIYILSGLFGNLLTHLFLPGAISVGASGAIFGLIGLLFGAGFRHDTPTMLRPVTGTALLPIILINVIWGFLPGANINNFAHLGGLGIGFTFGWLTPIRYTKGSYQLWRTLSYLSYGLIIASFILLLIFDFRYYIF encoded by the coding sequence ATGCAAAGAAATATTACGAGTTACTTAATAATATTGAATGTATTGATATTTATCATGATGTTTTTATTTGGTGGTATAAGCGCTTTTTCTAATCCGCGTATATACATACTCTTTGGAGCCCAACTTGGTAATTTAATCACTGCTGGGGAATGGTTCCGGTTGATTACTTCTATGTTTGTTCATGGTGGACTATTTCACATATTTTTCAATATGTTCGCCCTATTTTATGTGGGTAACTTAGTTGAAAGGGCTTATGGAAAAGAAAGATTTATTTCAATATACATTTTATCAGGCCTTTTTGGTAATCTTTTAACCCACTTATTTTTACCGGGTGCGATCTCTGTAGGAGCATCAGGAGCGATATTTGGATTGATAGGCTTACTTTTTGGTGCAGGGTTCCGGCATGATACGCCAACTATGTTGAGACCTGTAACAGGTACCGCTTTACTCCCAATTATCTTAATAAACGTGATCTGGGGATTTTTACCAGGTGCTAATATAAACAATTTTGCCCATTTAGGAGGATTAGGGATAGGTTTTACCTTTGGCTGGTTGACACCTATAAGGTACACGAAGGGAAGTTACCAACTTTGGAGAACGCTTTCTTACTTATCTTACGGATTAATTATTGCAAGTTTTATTTTACTTTTGATATTCGATTTTAGATACTACATTTTCTAA